In Bubalus bubalis isolate 160015118507 breed Murrah chromosome 3, NDDB_SH_1, whole genome shotgun sequence, a genomic segment contains:
- the NUFIP2 gene encoding nuclear fragile X mental retardation-interacting protein 2 gives MEEKPGQPQSQHHHSHHHPHHHPQQQQQQQPHHHHHYYFYNHSHNHHHHHHHQQPHQYLQHGAESSPKTQPKPLKHEQKHALQQHQETPKKKTGYGELNGNAGEREISLKSLGSEEATNPISRVLNGNQQVVDTNLKQTVKSSTFGKAGIKTRNFIQKNSMDKKNGKSYENKSGENQSIEKTDTVAIPNGVVTNNSGYITNGYMGKGADNDGSGSESGYTTPKKRKARRNSAKGCENLNLVQDKIMQQETNVPTLKQGLETFKPDYSEQKGNRVDGSKPIWKYETGPGGTSRGKPAVGDMLRKSSDIKPGVSSKKFDDRPKGKHTSAVASKEDSWTLFKPPPVFPVDNSSAKIVPKISYASKVKENLNKTVQNSSVSPSSSSSSSSSTGETQTQASSRLSQVPMSALKSVTSANFSNGPVLAGTDASVYSPGGQPLLTTAANTLTPISSGTDSVLQDMSLTSAAVEQIKSSLFIYPSNMQTVLLSTAQVDLPSQTDQQNLGDIFQNQWGLSFINEPSAGPETVTGKSSDHKVMEVTFQGEYPATLVSQGAEIIPSGTEHPVFPKAYELEKRTSPQVLGSILKSGTTNESGALSLEPSHIGDLQKADTSSQGALVFLSKDYEIENQNPLASPTNTLLGSAKEQRYQRGLERNDSWGSFDLRAAIVYHTKEMESVWNLQKQDPKRIITYNEAMDSPDQ, from the exons ATGGAGGAGAAGCCCGGCCAGCCACAGTCTCAGCACCATCACAGCCACCACCATCCGCACCATcacccccagcagcagcagcagcagcagccgcaccaccatcaccattatTATTTCTACAACCACAGccacaaccaccatcaccaccaccatcaccagcagCCTCACCAATACCTGCAGCATGGAGCCGAGAGCAGCCCCAAGACCCAGCCAAAGCCGCTGAAACATGAGCAGAAACACGCCCTCCAGCAGCACCAGGAAACGCCGAAGAAGAAAACAG gcTACGGTGAACTAAATGGTAATgctggagaaagagaaatatctttAAAGAGCCTGGGTTCTGAGGAAGCTACCAACCCTATTTCCAGGGTCCTCAATGGCAACCAACAAGTTGTAGACACTAATCTGAAGCAGACTGTAAAGTCCAGCACCTTTGGGAAAGCAGGAATTAAAACCAGgaattttattcagaaaaacaGTATGGACAAAAAGAATGGGAAGTCTTATGAAAATAAATCTGGAGAGAACCAATCTATAGAGAAGACTGATACTGTAGCAATTCCAAATGGTGTTGTAACAAATAATTCTGGCTATATTACTAATGGTTATATGGGCAAAGGAGCAGATAATGATGGTAGTGGATCTGAGAGCGGATATACCACTCCTAAAAAAAGGAAAGCTAGGCGCAATAGTGCCAAGGGTTGTGAAAACCTTAATTTAGTGCAGGACAAAATAATGCAACAAGAGACCAATGTCCCAACCTTAAAACAGGGACTTGAAACTTTCAAGCCTGACTACAGTGAACAAAAGGGAAATCGAGTAGATGGTTCAAAGCCTATTTGGAAGTATGAAACTGGGCCTGGAGGAACAAGTCGAGGAAAACCTGCTGTGGGTGATATGCTGCGGAAAAGCTCTGATATTAAGCCTGGTGTGAGCAGCAAAAAGTTTGATGATCGGCCCAAAGGAAAGCATACTTCTGCTGTTGCCTCCAAAGAGGACTCGTGGACCCTGTTTAAGCCACCCccagtttttccagtggacaATAGCAGTGCTAAAATCGTTCCTAAAATAAGTTATGCAAGCAAAGTTAAGGAAAACCTCAACAAAACTGTACAGAACTCTTCTGTGTCACcatcttcatcttcatcttcCTCATCATCTACTGGGGAAACTCAGACCCAAGCTTCAAGTCGATTATCCCAGGTCCCTATGTCAGCGCTGAAATCTGTTACTTCGGCCAACTTTTCTAATGGGCCAGTTTTAGCAGGGACTGATGCAAGTGTGTATTCTCCAGGGGGTCAGCCACTGCTAACTACTGCTGCTAATACTCTAACACCCATCTCTTCTGGGACTGATTCAGTTCTCCAAGACATGAGTCTGACTTCAGCAGCTGTTGAACAAATTAAGTCCAGCCTTTTTATCTACCCTTCAAATATGCAAACTGTGCTGTTGAGCACAGCTCAAGTGGATCTACCCTCTCAGACAGATCAGCAAAACCTGGGGGATATCTTCCAGAATCAGTGGGGTTTATCATTTATCAATGAACCCAGTGCTGGCCCTGAAACTGTTACTGGGAAGTCATCAGATCATAAAGTGATGGAGGTGACATTTCAAGGGGAATATCCTGCCACTTTGGTTTCACAGGGTGCTGAAATAATCCCCTCAGGAACTGAGCATCCTGTGTTTCCCAAGGCATATGAGCTGGAAAAACGGACTAGTCCTCAAGTTCTGGGTAGCATTCTAAAATCTGGGACTACTAATGAGAGTGGAGCCTTATCCTTGGAACCCAGTCATATAGGTGACCTGCAAAAAGCAGACACCAGTAGTCAAGGTGCTTTAGTGTTTCTCTCAAAGGACTATGAGATAGAAAATCAAAATCCTCTGGCGTCTCCTACGAACACTTTGTTAGGCTCCGCCAAAGAACAGAGATACCAGAGAGGCCTAGAAAGGAATGATAGCTGGGGTTCTTTTGACCTGAGGGCTGCTATTGTATATCACACTAAAG